In the genome of Saccharomonospora viridis DSM 43017, one region contains:
- a CDS encoding SCO3242 family prenyltransferase, producing the protein MKAYVELVRAPAALTAVGDTVAGGAAAGTPLRGRRLLLPAASAAFYWAGMALNDWADRELDAVERPERPIPSGRVSAGAALATGSALTAAGLVLARLGGGKRAWRTAVPLAACVWAYDTTLKGTAFGPVGMAACRALDVLLGAGGRERAALTAAGVLGVHTLGVTALSAGEVHGTSRGTAGGALAATAVSTTLAARGTGGTRRGGRWRRAFTAALAGAYASSVGGAQYAALREPSARHARQATKAGIHGMVPLQATVAARHGAVRSAAFLVTVLPLARRLARKVSPT; encoded by the coding sequence ATGAAGGCCTACGTCGAACTCGTGCGAGCGCCCGCCGCCCTGACGGCCGTGGGGGACACCGTGGCCGGTGGCGCGGCGGCCGGGACACCGCTGCGGGGCAGGCGGTTGTTGCTCCCCGCCGCGTCGGCGGCGTTCTACTGGGCGGGGATGGCGCTCAACGACTGGGCCGACCGGGAACTGGATGCCGTGGAACGGCCGGAACGGCCCATCCCCTCGGGCCGGGTGAGCGCGGGCGCGGCGTTGGCCACCGGGAGCGCGCTCACCGCGGCCGGACTCGTACTCGCCCGACTCGGCGGAGGCAAGCGGGCATGGCGCACGGCCGTACCGTTGGCCGCCTGCGTGTGGGCCTACGACACGACGTTGAAGGGCACCGCGTTCGGCCCGGTCGGCATGGCCGCGTGTCGGGCGCTGGACGTGCTGCTCGGCGCGGGTGGCCGGGAACGCGCCGCCTTGACCGCGGCGGGCGTGCTCGGCGTGCACACCCTCGGGGTCACCGCGTTGTCGGCGGGCGAGGTCCACGGCACCTCTCGTGGCACCGCGGGCGGTGCCCTCGCGGCGACGGCGGTGTCGACCACGTTGGCGGCCCGGGGAACCGGTGGGACCCGCCGCGGTGGTCGATGGCGTCGTGCGTTCACGGCGGCGCTGGCCGGTGCCTATGCGAGCTCCGTGGGCGGCGCCCAGTACGCGGCGCTGCGGGAGCCGTCGGCTCGGCACGCACGCCAGGCCACGAAGGCCGGTATCCACGGCATGGTCCCACTGCAGGCCACCGTCGCGGCACGACACGGCGCCGTGCGTTCCGCGGCGTTTCTGGTGACGGTCCTCCCATTGGCCCGGCGACTGGCAAGGAAGGTGAGCCCGACGTGA
- a CDS encoding EboA domain-containing protein, translating to MSALRFGYGTNGFANHRLDDALAVIADLGYSGVALTLDHAHLDPFADDVAAQTRRVAARLSELGLGVVVETGARFLLDPWRKHQPTLLSDESGPRVDFLRRAAEIAADLGAECVSFWSGVAPSQLDDGTAWRRLLDGVAAVLDGTEGTRMRFALEPEPGHYVQHLDQALRLRKELGNPERLGITLDVGHCVAVEPVSAAECVRKAGDLLFNVQLDDMRPGVHEHLEFGEGELDLAETLGALAEVGYTGLASVELPRHSHAAPDVARRAKAALTAAEWVVDAEAAVRTDPTRIRTLFPAVGRKVGRGPVRPKVDADGFVYGTVDDRARGRLLAALASALDVDPLVEEVEQLYRYGDGAERRGVLRNLHLLPTDDARVVELGVRLVTDALRANDTGLVAAALGPFAADELDDHNWRHGVLKCLFTGVPTAAVAGLARRCDAELQRMVGDYVAERKAAGRTVPADAEAILALGPVTREEEAAR from the coding sequence GTGAGCGCTTTGCGATTCGGTTACGGCACCAACGGTTTCGCCAACCACCGGCTCGACGACGCCCTGGCCGTCATCGCCGATCTCGGTTACTCGGGAGTGGCGTTGACGTTGGATCACGCGCATCTGGACCCGTTCGCCGACGACGTGGCGGCACAGACCCGTCGTGTCGCGGCGCGACTGTCCGAATTGGGGCTCGGCGTCGTGGTGGAGACCGGCGCGCGTTTCCTGCTCGACCCGTGGCGCAAGCATCAGCCGACCCTGTTGTCCGACGAGTCCGGACCCCGGGTGGACTTCCTGCGTCGGGCCGCTGAGATCGCCGCGGACCTGGGGGCGGAGTGCGTGTCGTTCTGGTCGGGTGTGGCGCCGTCGCAGCTCGACGACGGGACCGCGTGGCGACGTCTGCTCGACGGGGTGGCCGCCGTGCTGGACGGGACGGAGGGCACCCGGATGCGCTTCGCGTTGGAGCCCGAACCCGGCCACTACGTGCAGCACCTCGATCAGGCGCTGCGCCTGCGGAAGGAACTGGGCAACCCGGAACGGCTGGGGATCACGCTCGACGTCGGCCATTGTGTCGCCGTGGAACCGGTCAGCGCGGCCGAATGCGTACGCAAGGCCGGGGACCTGCTGTTCAACGTGCAATTGGACGACATGCGGCCCGGCGTGCACGAGCATCTGGAGTTCGGCGAGGGGGAGTTGGACCTCGCCGAGACGTTGGGAGCGCTGGCGGAGGTCGGCTACACGGGGTTGGCCTCGGTGGAGCTGCCCCGGCACAGCCACGCCGCACCCGATGTCGCCCGACGTGCCAAGGCGGCCCTGACCGCGGCCGAGTGGGTGGTCGATGCGGAAGCGGCCGTTCGGACGGACCCCACCCGGATCCGGACGTTGTTCCCGGCCGTGGGTCGCAAGGTCGGTCGGGGACCCGTGCGGCCAAAGGTCGATGCCGACGGATTCGTGTACGGCACCGTGGACGACCGTGCCCGGGGCAGGCTGCTGGCGGCGCTGGCGTCGGCGTTGGACGTCGATCCGTTGGTCGAGGAGGTCGAGCAGCTGTACCGCTACGGCGACGGCGCGGAGCGGCGCGGTGTCCTGCGCAACCTGCACCTGCTGCCGACCGACGACGCACGAGTGGTCGAACTCGGGGTGCGGTTGGTGACCGATGCCCTCCGCGCCAACGACACCGGACTCGTGGCGGCCGCACTCGGGCCGTTCGCGGCCGATGAGCTCGACGACCACAACTGGCGACACGGTGTGCTCAAGTGCCTGTTCACCGGGGTTCCGACGGCGGCGGTGGCCGGTTTGGCCCGCCGCTGTGACGCCGAACTGCAACGCATGGTCGGTGACTACGTCGCCGAGAGGAAGGCCGCGGGCCGCACCGTGCCCGCCGACGCCGAGGCGATTCTCGCGCTCGGCCCCGTCACACGCGAGGAGGAGGCCGCCCGATGA
- a CDS encoding TatD family hydrolase: MRIFDPHIHMTSRTTIDYEEMYAVGVRAVVEPAFWLGQPRTNVGSFTDYFDGLIGWERFRASQFGIRHHCTIALNPKEANDPRCVDVLDVLPRYLAKDGVVAVGEVGYDSMTEAEEKAFTHQLGLAIEHELPVLVHTPHRDKLEGTKRTLDVVRESGIDPSLVVVDHLNEVTVGLVAESGCWMGFSIYPDTKMDEHRMVAILKEYGTERMLVNSAADWGRSDPLKTYRTGKAMLEAGFSESDVDKVLWENPVEFYGQSGKLILDPLPESTPNAETFEGNSVLRGARK; encoded by the coding sequence ATGAGGATTTTCGACCCGCACATCCACATGACGTCGCGCACCACCATCGACTATGAGGAGATGTACGCCGTCGGCGTCCGCGCCGTCGTGGAACCGGCGTTCTGGCTCGGACAGCCCCGCACGAACGTCGGCTCGTTCACCGACTACTTCGACGGACTCATCGGTTGGGAGCGGTTCCGTGCGTCGCAGTTCGGCATCCGCCACCACTGCACGATCGCGTTGAACCCGAAGGAGGCCAACGACCCGCGCTGTGTCGACGTGCTCGACGTCCTGCCCCGTTACCTCGCCAAGGACGGTGTCGTGGCCGTCGGGGAGGTGGGTTACGACTCGATGACCGAGGCCGAGGAGAAGGCGTTCACCCACCAACTGGGGCTCGCGATCGAGCACGAGCTCCCCGTGCTGGTGCACACACCGCATCGCGACAAGCTGGAGGGCACCAAACGCACGCTCGACGTCGTGCGCGAGTCCGGTATCGACCCGTCCCTGGTGGTGGTGGACCACCTCAACGAGGTCACCGTCGGGCTCGTGGCCGAATCCGGTTGCTGGATGGGCTTTTCCATCTACCCCGACACGAAGATGGACGAGCACCGCATGGTGGCGATCCTCAAGGAGTACGGCACCGAACGGATGCTGGTGAACTCCGCCGCCGACTGGGGTCGTTCGGACCCGCTCAAGACCTACCGCACGGGCAAGGCGATGCTGGAGGCGGGTTTCTCCGAATCCGATGTGGACAAGGTTTTGTGGGAGAACCCCGTGGAGTTCTACGGGCAGAGCGGCAAATTGATACTCGACCCGCTGCCGGAATCCACGCCGAACGCGGAGACCTTCGAGGGCAATTCGGTGCTACGCGGCGCGAGGAAGTGA
- the eboE gene encoding metabolite traffic protein EboE, giving the protein MLSYCTNVHPAEDLDGIVEQLDTYATPVREALGVDVLGVGLWLAAEVASALASDPAARARLAGELKARGLGVQTLNAFPYGGFHDTVVKHSVYLPTWTDPRRARYTRDCLTVLADLLHEDADYGSISTLPLAWRKPWDAAEDDRATAMFAEVTEHARAVSRRLGKPLRLAVEPEPGCVLDTVADAVSWLSGRVDPEYVGLCLDTCHLAVSFAEPAEEVRRIHEAGLEVVKVQASAALHVDDPADPTARAALAEFVEPRYLHQVRERSASGEVLAADDLDLALEELPAEGPWRVHFHVPLHAQPTPPLRSTTDVLTDAITALTAERQAPHIEVETYTWSVLPHASQVDLAAGIADELRWARMEVAA; this is encoded by the coding sequence GTGCTCTCGTACTGTACGAACGTCCACCCCGCCGAGGACCTCGACGGCATCGTCGAGCAACTCGACACCTACGCGACCCCCGTTCGGGAGGCACTCGGCGTCGACGTCCTGGGAGTGGGCCTGTGGCTGGCCGCCGAGGTGGCCTCCGCGCTCGCCTCCGATCCCGCGGCCCGGGCCCGACTGGCCGGTGAGTTGAAGGCCAGGGGCTTGGGGGTGCAGACGTTGAACGCCTTCCCCTACGGCGGTTTCCACGACACCGTGGTCAAACACTCGGTGTACCTGCCGACGTGGACCGATCCGCGTCGGGCGCGCTACACCCGCGACTGCCTGACGGTGCTGGCCGACCTGCTGCACGAGGACGCCGACTACGGCAGCATCTCGACCTTGCCGTTGGCGTGGCGAAAGCCGTGGGACGCGGCCGAGGACGATCGCGCCACGGCGATGTTCGCCGAGGTGACCGAGCATGCCCGCGCAGTGTCGCGGCGGCTGGGTAAACCCCTGCGGCTGGCGGTGGAACCGGAACCCGGATGCGTGCTCGACACCGTCGCCGACGCCGTGTCGTGGCTGTCCGGCCGGGTCGACCCCGAATACGTGGGCCTCTGCCTGGACACCTGCCATCTGGCCGTGTCGTTCGCGGAGCCGGCTGAGGAGGTCCGGCGGATCCACGAGGCCGGACTCGAGGTGGTGAAGGTGCAGGCGTCGGCGGCGCTTCATGTCGACGACCCCGCCGACCCCACGGCCCGGGCGGCGCTCGCCGAATTCGTCGAACCACGCTACCTGCACCAGGTGCGGGAGCGTTCGGCCTCCGGTGAGGTGCTCGCCGCCGACGATCTCGACCTGGCTTTGGAGGAGCTGCCGGCGGAAGGACCGTGGCGCGTGCATTTCCACGTGCCCCTGCACGCGCAACCCACGCCACCGTTGCGGTCCACCACCGACGTGCTGACGGACGCGATCACCGCGTTGACCGCCGAGCGTCAGGCGCCGCACATCGAGGTCGAGACCTACACCTGGTCGGTCCTCCCACACGCCTCCCAGGTCGATCTGGCCGCCGGGATCGCCGACGAACTGCGCTGGGCACGTATGGAGGTAGCCGCATGA
- a CDS encoding alkaline phosphatase family protein — translation MRKLLVLDVVGLTPALLRYMPNLSRIAGRGWKAELGTVLPAVTCSAQSTFLTGTLPAEHGIVGNGWYFRDLGEIYLWRQHNKLVQRPKVWEIARAARPDYTAANVCWWYAMGMTTDITVTPRPIYHADGRKSPDCYVRPPHLHDALTAELGEFPLFQYWGPTASIVSSKWIVGAVRRILRTDNPDLLLAYVPHLDYDLQRYGPDSPQAAKAAREVDAALAPLLHDAESAGSTVVVLSEYGITPVDTPVDINRALRREGLLEVYTQDGMEYLDPWTSRAFAVADHQVAHVYVADEKDLARVRKIVENLTGVDEVLDREAQARYGLDHERAGEFVAVAEPRAWFTYYYWLDDDYAPDYARGVEIHRKPGYDPAELFFDPTDSLAKVKAGLNLVRKKVGLRYAMNVVPTDPRWVRGSHGRLPDSPEHGPVLLCSDPAVPSTVESRGRIEATEVRDLLLKLQGIDEGARR, via the coding sequence ATGAGGAAACTGCTGGTGCTCGACGTCGTGGGCCTGACCCCCGCGCTGCTTCGGTACATGCCGAACCTGTCGCGGATCGCCGGCCGGGGGTGGAAGGCCGAACTCGGCACGGTGTTGCCCGCCGTCACCTGTAGCGCGCAGTCGACGTTCCTCACCGGGACGCTGCCCGCCGAGCACGGCATCGTCGGCAACGGCTGGTACTTCCGCGATCTCGGGGAGATCTACCTGTGGCGGCAGCACAACAAACTCGTGCAACGGCCGAAGGTCTGGGAGATCGCTCGCGCGGCGCGTCCCGACTACACCGCCGCGAACGTGTGCTGGTGGTACGCGATGGGGATGACCACCGACATCACGGTCACCCCTCGCCCCATCTATCACGCCGACGGCCGTAAGTCGCCGGACTGCTACGTGCGCCCGCCGCATCTGCACGACGCGCTCACCGCAGAGCTCGGGGAGTTCCCACTGTTCCAGTACTGGGGTCCCACGGCGTCCATCGTGTCGTCGAAGTGGATCGTGGGTGCCGTGCGGCGGATCCTGCGCACCGACAACCCCGACCTGTTGCTGGCGTACGTGCCGCATCTCGACTACGACCTGCAACGGTACGGCCCCGATTCGCCGCAGGCGGCCAAGGCTGCCAGGGAGGTCGACGCCGCGTTGGCGCCGTTGTTGCACGACGCCGAGAGCGCGGGCTCCACGGTGGTGGTCCTGTCGGAGTACGGCATCACACCCGTGGACACACCGGTGGACATCAACCGCGCGTTGCGTCGAGAGGGACTGTTGGAGGTCTACACCCAGGACGGGATGGAGTACCTGGACCCGTGGACCTCACGGGCGTTCGCCGTGGCCGATCACCAGGTCGCCCACGTCTACGTCGCCGACGAGAAGGACCTGGCGAGAGTCCGCAAGATCGTCGAGAACCTCACCGGGGTGGACGAGGTCCTGGACCGCGAGGCCCAGGCCCGCTACGGGCTCGACCACGAGCGGGCGGGGGAGTTCGTGGCGGTGGCCGAACCCCGCGCCTGGTTCACCTACTACTACTGGCTGGACGACGATTACGCGCCGGATTACGCGCGAGGGGTGGAGATCCATCGCAAACCCGGCTATGACCCGGCGGAATTGTTCTTCGACCCCACCGACTCGCTGGCCAAGGTGAAAGCGGGGCTGAACCTGGTGCGTAAGAAGGTCGGGCTGCGCTACGCCATGAACGTGGTGCCCACCGATCCGAGGTGGGTGCGCGGCTCGCACGGCCGATTGCCCGATTCCCCGGAACACGGTCCCGTTCTGCTCTGCTCCGACCCGGCTGTTCCCTCCACTGTGGAGTCAAGGGGACGTATCGAGGCCACCGAGGTTCGTGATCTTCTACTGAAACTGCAAGGAATCGACGAAGGAGCTCGACGATGA
- a CDS encoding sugar phosphate isomerase/epimerase family protein: MSRPVTLFTGQWADMPFEEVCRLASEWGYDGLEIACSGDHFEVDRALSEEDYVANKLKLLESYGLKVWAISNHLVGQAVCDDPIDERHRNILPARIWGDGDPEGVRQRAAAEMADTARAAAKLGVDTVIGFTGSKIWKYVAMFPPVTAEMIDDGYADFARRWNPILDVFDEVGVRFAHEVHPSEIAYDYWTTKRTLEAIDHRPAFGLNWDPSHFVWQDLDPVGFILDFADRIYHVDCKDTKKRFDGRNGRLGSHLPWADPRRGWDFVSTGHGDVDWESAFRALNAIGYTGPISVEWEDAGMDRLRGAAEAVTYIRSLLFDKPEAAFDAAFSTERN, translated from the coding sequence ATGAGCCGTCCGGTAACACTGTTCACCGGCCAGTGGGCCGACATGCCGTTCGAGGAAGTGTGCCGACTCGCGTCGGAGTGGGGATACGACGGGCTGGAGATCGCCTGCTCGGGAGACCACTTCGAGGTCGACCGTGCTCTGTCCGAAGAGGACTATGTGGCGAACAAGTTGAAGCTGCTCGAATCCTACGGCCTCAAGGTGTGGGCGATCTCCAACCACCTCGTGGGGCAAGCGGTGTGCGACGATCCGATCGACGAACGCCACCGCAACATCCTGCCCGCCCGGATCTGGGGTGACGGCGACCCCGAGGGGGTGCGACAGCGGGCCGCGGCCGAGATGGCCGACACCGCCAGGGCCGCCGCGAAGCTCGGTGTGGACACCGTCATCGGTTTCACCGGCTCCAAGATCTGGAAGTACGTGGCGATGTTCCCGCCCGTGACCGCCGAGATGATCGACGACGGGTACGCCGACTTCGCACGCCGTTGGAACCCGATCCTCGACGTCTTCGACGAGGTGGGTGTGCGCTTCGCCCACGAGGTGCACCCGAGCGAGATCGCCTACGACTACTGGACCACCAAACGGACGCTGGAGGCGATCGACCACCGGCCCGCGTTCGGGTTGAACTGGGACCCGTCGCACTTCGTGTGGCAGGACCTCGACCCCGTCGGGTTCATCCTGGACTTCGCCGACCGCATCTACCACGTGGACTGCAAGGACACGAAGAAGCGGTTCGACGGCCGCAACGGCAGGCTCGGCTCGCACCTGCCGTGGGCCGATCCGCGCCGTGGCTGGGACTTCGTGTCCACCGGGCACGGCGACGTGGACTGGGAGAGCGCGTTCAGGGCCCTGAACGCCATCGGCTACACCGGGCCGATCTCGGTGGAGTGGGAGGACGCGGGCATGGACCGCTTGCGGGGAGCCGCCGAAGCCGTCACCTACATCCGCAGTCTGTTGTTCGACAAGCCCGAAGCAGCCTTCGACGCCGCGTTCAGCACGGAGAGGAACTGA
- a CDS encoding sugar phosphate isomerase/epimerase family protein has protein sequence MRDGMLSRRAMFRTAVGAAAAVGLAGAMSGTAHADWGRGGRRIPKQMISIQLYTLRNLLQDDLEGTLEALADIGYRTVELAGTYGRSAAEFRRLLDRYHLKATSAHVGFDGEDVDQLIADAKTIGYRKAACAYANYSTLEEWRAFARRLDKAAAAFRKAGISYGYHNHAHEYQPIDGIRPIDVIAECTSPRNVHLEYDLYWLVDAGADPVVEYYRRFGRVQQFHVKDRAEDGGWADVGTGTIDWPTLFRRTWIGPMKQYIVEHDDPADPLNTAKVGYEYLANVRF, from the coding sequence ATGAGAGACGGAATGCTGTCCCGTAGAGCGATGTTCCGCACCGCGGTCGGGGCTGCGGCGGCCGTGGGGCTCGCCGGAGCCATGAGCGGCACGGCGCACGCCGACTGGGGTCGGGGCGGTAGGCGCATCCCCAAACAGATGATCAGCATCCAGCTCTACACCCTCCGGAACCTGTTGCAGGACGATCTGGAGGGCACACTGGAGGCACTGGCCGACATCGGTTACCGCACCGTGGAACTCGCGGGCACCTACGGCCGCTCGGCGGCGGAGTTCCGTCGGCTGCTCGACCGATACCACCTCAAGGCCACGTCGGCGCACGTCGGATTCGACGGTGAGGACGTCGATCAGCTCATCGCGGACGCCAAGACGATCGGCTACCGCAAAGCGGCCTGCGCCTATGCGAACTATTCGACGCTGGAGGAATGGCGGGCGTTCGCGAGGCGACTCGACAAGGCCGCCGCGGCCTTCCGCAAGGCCGGGATCTCGTACGGCTACCACAACCACGCGCACGAGTACCAGCCCATCGACGGCATCCGGCCGATCGACGTGATCGCCGAGTGCACCAGTCCCCGCAACGTGCACCTGGAGTACGACCTGTACTGGTTGGTGGACGCCGGGGCCGATCCGGTGGTGGAGTACTACCGCCGATTCGGCCGGGTCCAGCAGTTCCACGTCAAGGATCGTGCGGAGGACGGTGGTTGGGCCGACGTCGGCACGGGCACCATCGACTGGCCGACCCTGTTCCGTCGCACCTGGATCGGACCGATGAAGCAGTACATCGTCGAGCACGACGACCCGGCCGATCCGTTGAACACCGCCAAGGTGGGATACGAGTACCTGGCGAACGTGCGTTTCTAA
- a CDS encoding STAS domain-containing protein yields the protein MDTAGGAVSELAIPNSLLGLTTECYGETGVVVTVSGEIDLSTRDELAEYLNRALETVSPPQSLIVDLSEVTFLGSAGLALLLDTQDAAVRRGVPLRVVGTQRAVRRPIEAVGLSDMLPLHTTVQEALADVPVPRRGEELIGLPLQANPVIH from the coding sequence GTGGACACCGCTGGAGGTGCCGTGTCCGAACTAGCAATACCCAATTCATTATTGGGACTAACCACCGAGTGTTATGGAGAAACAGGTGTTGTTGTCACAGTGAGCGGCGAGATCGACCTCAGCACGAGGGACGAACTCGCCGAATACCTGAACAGGGCGCTCGAGACCGTGTCGCCCCCTCAGTCGCTGATCGTGGACCTCAGCGAGGTCACGTTCCTGGGATCAGCGGGATTGGCTCTGCTGCTGGACACACAGGACGCCGCCGTACGACGGGGGGTCCCCCTCCGCGTGGTCGGCACCCAGCGCGCGGTCCGGAGGCCGATCGAGGCCGTGGGCCTGTCCGACATGCTGCCGTTGCACACGACGGTTCAGGAGGCGTTGGCCGATGTGCCGGTGCCCCGACGTGGAGAGGAATTGATCGGTCTGCCGCTTCAGGCGAACCCGGTGATTCACTGA
- a CDS encoding CBS domain-containing protein, protein MTRVRDIMTRDPAIVETSETVSRAARRMASEGVGALPIKGEDHKLKGMLTDRDIVVKVLAEGKDPVALHAGELAQGDVVSVGPDEDVSVALEKMARHQLRRLPVVQEEELVGIVAQADAARELSDADVGNTVENISRD, encoded by the coding sequence GTGACACGAGTTCGGGACATCATGACCAGGGATCCGGCCATCGTCGAAACCAGTGAGACGGTGTCGCGAGCGGCTCGCAGGATGGCTTCCGAAGGGGTCGGCGCGCTCCCCATCAAGGGTGAGGACCACAAGCTCAAAGGCATGCTCACCGACCGCGACATCGTGGTGAAAGTGCTGGCAGAGGGCAAGGATCCGGTGGCCCTGCACGCCGGTGAGCTGGCACAGGGCGACGTCGTGTCGGTGGGGCCGGACGAGGACGTCTCCGTGGCGCTGGAGAAGATGGCCCGACACCAGCTGCGTCGCCTCCCCGTGGTGCAGGAGGAGGAATTGGTCGGCATCGTGGCCCAGGCCGACGCCGCACGGGAACTGTCGGACGCTGATGTGGGGAACACGGTCGAGAACATCTCCCGTGACTGA
- a CDS encoding UDP-glucose dehydrogenase family protein produces MSDQHSRPAARPGRSHREDRLTVGVVGTGYVGLTSAACLAHLGHRVTGVDIDADKVALLRRGEVPIAEPGLGELVNARLADGSLSFTTDLAGLATAEVVLLCVPTPVHSDGTTDLRAFDAAVETLSDVLDRDCVVVIKSTVPVGTTERTARALGRATVSNPEFLREGHAVHDFLNPDRIVIGATEATAADRVAALYEGVSAPVLRTEPASSELGKYASNAFLALKVSYVNVLTELSERLGAEVIDVAETMRLDPRIGTAFLSPGPGWGGSCLPKDTRALLHAAKQAGVDFAVLADAMAANRRQHERVVEKVREAVTGSPDGSLAGLRLGLLGLTFKAGTDDVRESPALAVAALLAEAGAVLTGYDPGVDRTADVRPVHVVDDPTLVAKDSAGLVLLTEWPQFRALDWAQLAELADRPTVVDARNLLEAEAVTRAGFAYHRLGR; encoded by the coding sequence ATGTCGGACCAACACAGCAGGCCTGCCGCCCGACCAGGGAGGTCCCACCGGGAAGACCGGCTCACGGTCGGTGTCGTCGGCACGGGCTATGTCGGACTGACCAGCGCAGCCTGCCTTGCCCACCTGGGGCATCGGGTGACGGGCGTGGACATCGACGCCGACAAGGTGGCCCTCCTTCGCCGCGGCGAGGTGCCGATCGCCGAGCCGGGGCTCGGTGAACTGGTGAACGCCCGCCTCGCCGACGGCTCCCTGTCGTTCACCACCGACCTCGCCGGGCTGGCCACCGCCGAGGTCGTCCTGCTCTGCGTGCCGACCCCGGTGCATTCCGACGGCACCACCGACCTGCGGGCTTTCGACGCCGCCGTCGAGACGTTGTCCGACGTACTCGACCGCGACTGCGTCGTGGTGATCAAGTCGACCGTTCCGGTCGGCACCACGGAACGCACGGCCCGCGCACTGGGCCGCGCCACGGTGAGCAACCCCGAGTTCCTCAGGGAGGGCCACGCCGTTCACGACTTCCTGAACCCCGACCGCATCGTGATCGGTGCGACCGAGGCGACCGCCGCCGACCGGGTGGCCGCCCTCTACGAGGGCGTCTCCGCTCCCGTGCTGCGCACTGAGCCGGCCAGTTCGGAACTCGGGAAGTACGCCAGCAACGCCTTCCTCGCGCTGAAGGTGTCCTACGTGAACGTGCTCACCGAACTCTCCGAACGACTGGGGGCCGAGGTCATCGACGTGGCCGAGACCATGCGCCTCGACCCCCGCATCGGGACGGCGTTTCTGTCCCCCGGTCCCGGCTGGGGAGGCTCCTGTCTGCCGAAGGACACCCGCGCGTTGCTGCACGCGGCGAAACAGGCCGGGGTGGACTTCGCCGTGCTGGCCGACGCGATGGCCGCCAACCGACGTCAGCACGAGCGGGTGGTGGAGAAGGTGCGTGAGGCGGTCACGGGCTCCCCCGACGGTTCGTTGGCCGGACTGCGGTTGGGTCTACTCGGGTTGACCTTCAAAGCGGGCACGGACGACGTCCGGGAGTCACCGGCGTTGGCCGTCGCCGCGCTGCTGGCCGAGGCGGGTGCCGTGTTGACCGGTTACGACCCGGGGGTGGACCGCACGGCGGACGTCCGGCCCGTCCATGTGGTGGACGATCCGACACTCGTCGCGAAGGACTCCGCCGGTCTCGTCCTGCTGACGGAGTGGCCGCAGTTCCGGGCGCTGGACTGGGCCCAACTGGCCGAACTGGCCGACCGCCCCACGGTCGTGGACGCCCGGAACCTGCTCGAGGCCGAGGCCGTGACCCGAGCCGGATTCGCGTATCACCGCCTGGGCCGCTGA